Below is a window of Paremcibacter congregatus DNA.
TTTCCGAAGAAATACAGAACCTTCTCGATAAACATGGAATCGTCCTTCATAATTTTGAAGAACTGGACCTCAAAGACGACTTTGAAGGTACTGCGGCAATGATGAAAAACCTGGATCTCGTCATGGGTGCGGCCTCCGCCCCGGTATCCCAGGCGGCCACGGTGGGCACACAGGTCTGGTGGGTTATCCACAACAACAGATTCTGGGAAAGTTTCGGCAAAGAAGACGGCACCTACCTCTTCGAAACGGCGTTAATGACCCCAAAAACGCCCGCCCTGACCTGGGCCGAATTCATGCCTCTCTTCGCCAAAGAGGAATTCACCCCCTGGATCGAAAAAAAGCTTAAGGAAAAATCAGCCTGATCGCACGCCCAAAAGGCGCCGGAACAGCTGGGTCAATTTAATCTTTGACCTTTACCGGGCCCGGCGATAGGCTGTCTTCGCGAAAATAAAACGGATGTTTGATTATGAAATTTACTGGTACAGATAAATATGTCGCTACCCCTGACCTGATGGTCGCCGTCAATGCCGCGATCGCGTTGCAACGCCCCCTGTTGATCAAGGGAGAACCCGGCACTGGCAAGACCGTCCTCGCCCATGAGGTGGCCAAGGCTCTGGGCAAGGACCTGCTCGAATGGCATGTAAAATCCACCACCAAGGCCCAGCAGGGTCTGTATGAATATGACGCTGTCTCCCGCCTTCGCGATTCGCAACTTGGTGACGCCAAAGTCCATGATATCAAAAATTACATCAATAAAGGCAAGCTGTGGGAAGCCTTCACAGCCGACGAAAGCCCGATTCTGCTGATTGACGAGGTCGACAAGGCCGATATTGAATTCCCCAACGACCTGTTGCAGGAACTGGACCGGATGGAATTCAATGTCTATGAGACCGGCGAGACCATCACCGCCGTCAACCGGCCCCTGGTGATCATCACCAGCAATAATGAAAAGGAACTGCCGGACGCCTTCCTGCGCCGCTGTTTCTTCCATTACATCAAATTCCCCGATCCCGAGACGATGAAAGATATCATCAATGTGCATTTTCCCGACATTCAGAACAAGCTGGTGCGGGAAGCGCTCAATCTGTTTTATGATGTCCGTGACGTGCCCGGCCTGAAGAAAAAGCCCTCCACCTCGGAACTGCTCGACTGGCTGAAACTGCTAATGGTCGAGGATATGCCTGTGGAAGTATTGCAAAGCCGGGACGTCAAGAAACTGATCCCGCCCCTGCATGGCGCGCTGCTCAAGAATGAGCAGGACGTGCATATGCTGGAACGGCTGGCCTTCATGAACCGGCGTGAAAAACGCTAAGCAAGCAGGCGATCCATGTTCACAAATTTCT
It encodes the following:
- a CDS encoding AAA family ATPase, producing the protein MKFTGTDKYVATPDLMVAVNAAIALQRPLLIKGEPGTGKTVLAHEVAKALGKDLLEWHVKSTTKAQQGLYEYDAVSRLRDSQLGDAKVHDIKNYINKGKLWEAFTADESPILLIDEVDKADIEFPNDLLQELDRMEFNVYETGETITAVNRPLVIITSNNEKELPDAFLRRCFFHYIKFPDPETMKDIINVHFPDIQNKLVREALNLFYDVRDVPGLKKKPSTSELLDWLKLLMVEDMPVEVLQSRDVKKLIPPLHGALLKNEQDVHMLERLAFMNRREKR